From Dictyoglomus sp., one genomic window encodes:
- a CDS encoding archaemetzincin family Zn-dependent metalloprotease: MRDKKIYLVPIGKVRIEILEYLKENLSLIFPYFFEVSDEISIPENSLNVKRNQYFSPLFLEKLSKLELEQAFKILGITEVDLYVPDLNYIFGQAKIRGREALISLARLNNTFYGLPENIKLLKERAIKEAVHELGHTFGLEHCSNPKCVMFFSNSLKDTDHKKEKFCNRCSSLISQFFT; this comes from the coding sequence ATGAGAGATAAAAAAATATATCTTGTTCCCATAGGAAAGGTTAGAATTGAAATTTTAGAGTATTTAAAGGAAAACTTATCCTTAATTTTTCCATATTTTTTTGAAGTAAGCGATGAAATCTCAATTCCTGAAAATAGTTTGAATGTAAAAAGAAATCAATATTTTTCTCCGTTATTTTTAGAAAAGCTCTCTAAATTAGAACTAGAGCAAGCCTTTAAAATTCTCGGAATAACAGAAGTAGACTTATATGTTCCAGATTTAAATTATATTTTTGGTCAAGCAAAGATTAGAGGTAGAGAGGCTTTGATTAGTTTAGCTCGTTTAAACAATACTTTTTATGGATTACCTGAGAATATAAAACTTTTGAAGGAAAGAGCAATAAAAGAAGCTGTGCATGAGTTAGGCCATACCTTTGGTCTTGAGCATTGTTCCAATCCTAAATGTGTTATGTTTTTTTCTAACAGCTTAAAAGATACTGATCATAAGAAAGAAAAATTTTGTAATCGTTGTTCCTCTCTTATTTCTCAGTTTTTTACATAG
- a CDS encoding GH1 family beta-glucosidase: MAKYIFPKGFLWGTATASYQIEGGVYEDGKGETVWDRFTHTPGTIYQNQNGDIACDHYHRWKEDVEIMEFIGLNAYRFSISWARIFPEGKGSLNLKGLNFYRELIETLLSKNIKPAITLYHWDLPQALENKGGWLNRDTSKYFSEYANFMFKTFKEYDIIWITLNEPWVHAFLGYGFGVHAPGKRDMKGAFIASHNLLLAHGLAVQSFFENRIRGQIGISLNLSPIHPGENIPEDWEAVQIQDGFVNRWFLDPLFYGKYPEDIWKILEKNKWAFDFPLDDFKTINLPFDFIGVNYYTRSIVKKDPENPFLGIKFVSTEKEKTEMGWEIYPKGLYELLIRLKKDYPKAIYITENGAAFNDVLLEDSKVKDEKRINYLKEHIKEAYNALKDGVDLRGYFVWSLMDNFEWAHGYSKRFGIVYTDYETQKRILKDSAYFYKKVIEQNGLED; encoded by the coding sequence TTGGCAAAATATATCTTTCCGAAGGGATTTTTATGGGGAACAGCGACAGCATCTTATCAAATTGAAGGAGGAGTCTATGAAGATGGAAAGGGAGAGACAGTATGGGATAGATTCACTCACACCCCTGGAACTATTTATCAAAATCAAAATGGAGATATAGCATGTGATCACTATCATAGATGGAAAGAAGATGTAGAAATTATGGAATTTATTGGTCTAAATGCTTATCGTTTTTCCATATCTTGGGCAAGAATTTTTCCTGAAGGAAAGGGATCTTTAAATCTAAAAGGTCTTAATTTTTATAGAGAACTTATAGAAACCTTATTATCAAAAAATATTAAACCTGCTATAACCCTTTATCATTGGGATCTTCCCCAAGCCTTAGAGAATAAAGGAGGGTGGTTGAATAGAGATACCTCAAAATACTTTTCTGAATATGCAAACTTTATGTTTAAAACCTTCAAAGAATACGATATTATTTGGATTACTCTAAATGAACCTTGGGTTCATGCCTTTTTAGGTTATGGCTTTGGAGTTCATGCTCCAGGAAAAAGAGACATGAAAGGAGCTTTTATTGCAAGCCATAATCTTCTTTTAGCTCATGGCTTAGCTGTTCAATCTTTTTTTGAGAATAGGATTAGAGGACAAATTGGCATATCTTTAAATCTTTCTCCCATACATCCCGGAGAAAATATCCCTGAAGATTGGGAAGCAGTTCAGATTCAAGATGGATTTGTAAATAGATGGTTTTTAGATCCTCTCTTTTATGGGAAATATCCTGAAGATATATGGAAAATATTAGAAAAGAATAAATGGGCTTTTGATTTCCCTCTTGACGATTTTAAAACCATAAATCTTCCCTTTGACTTTATTGGGGTAAATTATTACACAAGATCAATTGTTAAGAAAGATCCAGAGAATCCTTTTTTAGGAATTAAATTTGTATCCACAGAAAAAGAAAAAACAGAAATGGGATGGGAAATATATCCTAAGGGACTTTATGAACTCCTAATAAGACTTAAAAAAGATTATCCCAAAGCTATTTATATAACAGAAAATGGAGCCGCATTTAATGATGTATTATTAGAGGATAGTAAAGTAAAAGACGAAAAAAGAATTAATTACCTAAAGGAACATATAAAAGAAGCCTACAATGCATTAAAGGATGGAGTAGATTTAAGGGGATATTTTGTCTGGAGCTTAATGGATAATTTTGAATGGGCTCATGGCTATAGTAAAAGATTTGGAATAGTTTATACTGATTATGAAACCCAAAAGAGAATCTTAAAGGATTCTGCCTATTTTTATAAAAAAGTAATTGAACAAAATGGATTAGAGGATTAA
- a CDS encoding septum formation initiator family protein, whose product MLSAQRKKKYNRIFLILIILYLFPSFYFGIKDYFYYKKELERNKKRYEKLIKEVEDLKEIVNNLNDPYIIEKLAREKLFMVRPGEIPILIIEKNSKN is encoded by the coding sequence GTGTTATCCGCACAACGTAAGAAAAAATACAATAGAATATTTCTAATTCTTATAATTTTATATCTCTTTCCATCATTTTATTTTGGAATTAAGGACTACTTTTATTATAAAAAAGAGCTGGAAAGAAATAAAAAAAGATATGAAAAATTAATTAAGGAAGTAGAAGACCTCAAGGAAATAGTTAATAACCTTAATGATCCGTATATTATAGAAAAACTAGCTAGAGAAAAACTATTTATGGTGAGACCCGGCGAAATTCCTATTCTCATTATTGAAAAAAACTCTAAAAATTAA
- a CDS encoding transporter substrate-binding domain-containing protein, giving the protein MRKIIIIFLNILIISFLFGETNKDYIHIAGDYKFPPFEYLDEDGNARGFSVDIINELSKELKKNVVIELIPWEQAISKLRKKEVDGVALMRITEERKKEFDFVPYFENFSVIVVLKDSPIQNFMDLRGKKISCLNLDVAHSFLLKVGEVFPKTSSEEVLRSVLNKEVSAGVVNYYVARWIINKNDWHDKLKILSDKLFTNYAGIALPKDSPYLDEIQRGISKIIKSPVYNNLILKWFGEEVILKEEVRRKEIFSQILIYISLFILLLLLGVFISRRYLKKEIYRQILYIRSLYNFLKDTFSKEIEEIEEIYFEKIKEIFPKCKIKYFKKTNGDYLLLKSYPEEKSYSLNLESLTEIPGEKYFFKDTKKVFSCVVIEGETEKYKEVFQILSKEFETLLLNLESERKLKQSEEFSKLLDSFSSIYRDKSLNLEDFLNRIIKCLQGDAGSIMIYFEEEKVLKIKASVGLPEEVVEKTVLKLGEGIAGWVAENKVPLILEDVYKDKRFKIIEPRINIKSSISYPLIHEGELIGVLNINSFKEYRKFTEENLLIIEKIAPLLALALYKEELRNKIKILDREALFILVEAIDARDPYTGGHSRGVRDFSMELGRKIGLDEEDLKKLEYASYLHDVGKIKVPDFILRKPGRLTEEEYNVIKLHTIWGEDIVKNFSVFKGISSIIRYHHERWDGKGYPDGLIEEEIPLFSRIIALSDSFQAMTSFRPYRKKLTLEEAIEEIKINRGKQFDPYLSDIFIETILEKMKKSLIL; this is encoded by the coding sequence ATGAGAAAAATTATAATTATTTTTTTAAACATACTAATAATATCCTTTCTTTTTGGAGAGACAAATAAAGATTATATCCATATAGCAGGAGATTATAAATTTCCACCCTTTGAATACTTAGATGAGGATGGAAATGCGAGGGGTTTTTCTGTAGATATTATTAATGAACTTAGTAAAGAGCTTAAAAAAAATGTAGTTATTGAACTTATACCATGGGAACAAGCAATTTCTAAACTAAGGAAAAAAGAGGTAGATGGAGTAGCATTGATGAGAATTACTGAGGAAAGAAAAAAGGAATTTGATTTTGTTCCCTATTTTGAAAATTTTAGCGTCATAGTTGTTTTAAAAGACTCTCCTATACAAAACTTTATGGATTTAAGGGGTAAAAAAATCTCTTGTTTAAATTTGGATGTTGCTCATAGTTTTCTTTTAAAAGTGGGAGAGGTATTTCCTAAAACTTCTTCTGAAGAAGTATTAAGATCAGTTTTAAACAAAGAAGTATCTGCAGGAGTTGTTAATTACTATGTGGCAAGATGGATAATAAATAAAAATGATTGGCATGATAAATTAAAAATTCTTTCCGATAAACTTTTTACAAATTATGCAGGTATAGCTCTTCCCAAAGATAGTCCTTATTTAGATGAAATTCAAAGGGGAATTTCTAAGATTATTAAAAGTCCTGTTTACAATAATCTTATTTTAAAATGGTTTGGAGAAGAAGTTATCTTAAAGGAAGAAGTAAGAAGAAAAGAAATTTTTAGCCAAATTCTAATTTATATTTCTCTTTTCATTCTGCTACTTCTTTTAGGAGTTTTTATTAGTAGAAGATATTTAAAAAAAGAAATATATAGACAAATCCTTTACATTAGAAGTCTTTATAATTTTCTAAAGGATACCTTTTCTAAGGAAATAGAAGAAATAGAAGAAATATATTTTGAAAAAATAAAAGAGATATTTCCTAAGTGTAAAATAAAATATTTTAAAAAAACTAACGGAGATTATTTATTATTAAAATCTTATCCCGAAGAGAAAAGTTATTCCCTTAATTTGGAGAGCTTAACAGAAATTCCAGGGGAAAAGTATTTTTTCAAGGACACCAAAAAGGTTTTTTCCTGTGTTGTAATTGAGGGAGAGACGGAAAAATATAAAGAAGTTTTTCAAATCTTATCTAAGGAGTTTGAAACTCTTCTTTTAAATCTTGAGTCAGAAAGAAAATTAAAGCAATCTGAAGAATTTTCTAAACTTTTAGATTCTTTTTCTTCTATATATAGGGATAAATCTTTAAACTTAGAAGATTTTCTTAATAGAATTATAAAATGTTTACAAGGGGATGCAGGATCAATCATGATTTATTTCGAAGAGGAAAAGGTTCTTAAGATAAAGGCGAGTGTGGGTCTTCCTGAGGAAGTTGTGGAAAAAACGGTATTAAAACTGGGAGAGGGAATTGCAGGGTGGGTTGCTGAGAATAAAGTACCTTTAATTTTAGAAGATGTTTACAAAGATAAGAGATTTAAAATTATTGAACCTAGAATAAATATTAAATCTTCCATTTCTTATCCCTTAATCCATGAAGGAGAATTAATAGGAGTTTTAAATATAAATAGTTTTAAAGAATATAGAAAATTTACCGAAGAAAACCTCTTAATAATTGAAAAGATAGCCCCTCTCTTAGCATTAGCTTTATATAAAGAAGAATTAAGAAATAAGATAAAAATATTAGATCGAGAAGCATTATTTATATTAGTAGAAGCTATAGATGCAAGGGATCCATATACAGGAGGTCATTCTCGAGGTGTGAGAGATTTTTCTATGGAGTTAGGGAGGAAAATAGGATTGGATGAGGAAGATTTAAAAAAATTAGAATATGCAAGTTATCTTCATGATGTAGGAAAGATAAAAGTACCTGATTTCATATTAAGAAAACCAGGAAGGTTAACTGAAGAAGAATATAATGTGATAAAACTTCATACCATATGGGGAGAGGATATTGTTAAGAATTTTTCAGTTTTTAAAGGAATTAGTTCCATTATAAGATATCATCATGAAAGATGGGATGGAAAAGGATATCCCGATGGTTTAATAGAGGAAGAAATTCCTCTTTTCTCAAGAATTATTGCACTATCTGATAGTTTTCAAGCAATGACCTCTTTCAGACCTTACAGAAAAAAACTTACTTTAGAAGAGGCAATAGAAGAAATAAAGATAAATAGGGGTAAGCAGTTTGACCCCTATTTATCTGATATATTTATAGAGACAATATTAGAGAAAATGAAAAAGAGTTTAATCCTCTAA
- a CDS encoding cyclase family protein yields MSKFEIIDLTLELSPDMIFPEESHSIFKLSELGKTSFWNSPFYKIEISSHTGTYIEIPWNEFPKDFLLREAVVVDLSEIWMRDVITEAKFENLYIDGGMGVILKTKWYSRWTSGEIFKDYPVLSLPACNILIEKRIKFIGVDFPISKEAHDLFLSRDIFLIHNLYNLLSIKKEKIFLVIAPLSIKALKIIPSRVFALQPV; encoded by the coding sequence ATGAGTAAATTTGAAATAATAGATCTCACCTTAGAACTTTCACCCGATATGATTTTTCCTGAAGAATCTCATTCTATTTTTAAACTAAGCGAATTAGGCAAGACAAGTTTTTGGAATTCTCCTTTTTATAAAATAGAAATTTCATCTCATACAGGCACTTATATAGAAATTCCTTGGAATGAATTTCCAAAGGATTTCCTTTTAAGGGAAGCTGTTGTTGTAGATTTATCAGAGATTTGGATGAGAGATGTAATTACCGAAGCAAAGTTTGAGAATTTATATATAGATGGGGGAATGGGAGTTATTTTAAAAACAAAATGGTATTCTCGTTGGACATCTGGAGAAATATTTAAAGATTACCCTGTGCTTTCTCTTCCTGCATGCAATATTCTAATTGAAAAAAGAATAAAATTTATTGGAGTCGATTTTCCCATAAGTAAAGAAGCTCATGATTTATTTTTATCTAGAGATATCTTTCTAATTCATAATCTCTATAATCTTCTTTCCATTAAAAAGGAAAAGATTTTTTTAGTAATTGCTCCATTGAGCATTAAAGCTTTAAAAATTATTCCCTCAAGAGTTTTTGCGCTTCAACCTGTTTAA
- a CDS encoding glycoside hydrolase family 2 protein, whose amino-acid sequence MEKISLSGIWLFRESKENKWYKGKVPGCIHLDLMENNLIPDPFIGKNENKVSWVEEKDWIYQKKFEIHKEFLDYPSIELSFEGLDTFTEIYLNGHKIGETDNMFIPWNFEIKPYLKEGENTLEVYFYSPSRVLEEKAQNYPPLKGAFYPYRVFGRKAQYSFGWDWGPRLATSGIFRDVYLRGWRKARIKDIWIPVGIMEDRAQINLELEIELMENSTLDVPLRISIEKIVLEKKLRLTLPEGKVFIKIPLTISNPKLWYPNGYGPQPIYTLQLALVDQNGVILDRKEQKFAIRKVDLITQREEKDSFIFYINNIPIFAKGVNWIPCDSFLPRVKDEDYRILLKKAKDIGVNMIRVWGGGIYEKDIFYDLCDEMGIMIWQDFMFSCGEYPESDEFLEKIREEAEIIIKKLRNHPSIVLWCGNNENDWGYHAKWWGERERFWGESIYHKILPDVCARLDMTRPYWPSSPFGGKDPNSEKEGDRHSWSVWSGWSDYKEYLKDNGRFISEFGFQAPPHKDTIMKFITSPEEYYPQSEEIEFHNKQTQGTERIIRFLAEHFKITSDMEEYIYLAQINQGLALKTGIEHWRNNKFDTAGTLIWQWNDCWPVISWSIIDYYKREKPSYYFVKRAFKPIKVNIEEKEKELIIFGVNDTLEDFEGKLNIQLLSFIGEKRRNYDLEIRIPSNSSVKLYSLSKLNPDPNKEFLKVNLFSKNGNLIDRNEYFFKEFKHINLPQAKVLYKIEKEGENYRIKFESNNIVLWLALELDNTEWEDNYFNLYPKEEYSIYFKTIHDLDYIEKNLKIKSFNEIKLEKAM is encoded by the coding sequence ATGGAAAAGATAAGTCTTTCTGGGATTTGGCTTTTTAGGGAATCGAAGGAAAATAAATGGTATAAAGGAAAGGTCCCTGGATGTATTCATTTAGACTTAATGGAAAATAATTTAATTCCTGACCCTTTTATAGGAAAGAATGAGAATAAAGTAAGTTGGGTAGAAGAAAAGGATTGGATTTATCAAAAAAAATTTGAAATACATAAAGAATTCTTAGACTATCCTTCAATTGAACTTTCTTTCGAAGGCTTAGACACCTTTACTGAAATATATTTAAATGGACATAAAATCGGAGAAACAGATAACATGTTTATTCCATGGAATTTTGAAATTAAACCTTATTTAAAAGAGGGAGAAAATACCTTAGAAGTGTATTTTTATTCTCCATCAAGGGTTTTAGAAGAGAAGGCCCAAAATTATCCCCCTCTAAAAGGAGCTTTTTACCCTTATAGAGTTTTTGGAAGAAAAGCACAATATTCTTTTGGATGGGATTGGGGTCCAAGACTTGCAACTTCAGGGATCTTTAGAGATGTATATCTAAGAGGATGGAGAAAAGCAAGGATAAAAGATATATGGATTCCTGTAGGAATTATGGAGGACAGAGCTCAGATAAACTTGGAATTGGAGATAGAATTAATGGAAAACTCTACCCTTGATGTCCCACTAAGAATTTCCATTGAAAAAATAGTTCTTGAAAAAAAGTTAAGATTAACTCTTCCAGAAGGAAAGGTATTTATAAAGATTCCATTGACCATTTCTAACCCTAAACTCTGGTATCCTAATGGTTATGGACCTCAACCTATATATACTCTCCAATTAGCGTTAGTAGATCAAAACGGAGTAATCTTAGATAGAAAGGAGCAAAAGTTCGCAATAAGGAAGGTAGATCTAATAACCCAAAGGGAGGAGAAAGATAGCTTTATTTTTTATATAAATAATATCCCTATATTCGCAAAAGGAGTTAATTGGATTCCTTGTGATTCTTTTCTTCCAAGAGTGAAAGATGAGGATTACAGAATTCTTCTTAAAAAAGCTAAAGATATAGGAGTAAATATGATTAGGGTTTGGGGAGGAGGAATCTACGAAAAAGATATCTTTTATGATCTTTGTGATGAAATGGGAATTATGATATGGCAAGATTTTATGTTTTCTTGTGGAGAGTATCCTGAAAGTGATGAATTCTTAGAAAAAATAAGAGAAGAAGCAGAAATTATAATTAAAAAGCTAAGAAATCATCCATCTATTGTTTTATGGTGTGGAAATAATGAAAATGATTGGGGTTATCATGCAAAATGGTGGGGAGAAAGAGAAAGATTCTGGGGTGAGAGCATATACCACAAAATCCTTCCCGACGTATGCGCAAGATTGGATATGACAAGACCCTACTGGCCTAGTAGTCCCTTTGGAGGAAAAGATCCTAATAGTGAAAAAGAGGGAGATAGGCACAGCTGGTCTGTATGGTCTGGTTGGTCAGATTACAAGGAATATCTGAAGGATAATGGGAGATTTATAAGTGAATTTGGATTTCAAGCTCCTCCCCATAAAGATACAATAATGAAATTTATAACATCTCCTGAGGAATATTATCCTCAAAGTGAAGAAATAGAATTTCATAATAAACAAACTCAAGGAACAGAAAGAATAATTAGATTTCTTGCGGAACATTTTAAGATTACCTCAGATATGGAAGAGTATATATATCTTGCTCAAATAAATCAAGGTTTAGCCTTAAAAACTGGAATAGAACATTGGAGAAATAATAAATTTGACACAGCAGGAACATTAATATGGCAATGGAATGACTGTTGGCCTGTGATTTCATGGAGCATTATAGATTATTATAAAAGGGAAAAACCCTCATATTATTTTGTAAAAAGAGCTTTTAAACCAATAAAAGTAAATATAGAAGAAAAAGAAAAGGAGCTAATAATTTTTGGGGTGAATGATACCCTAGAAGATTTTGAAGGGAAATTAAACATTCAACTTTTATCCTTTATAGGTGAAAAAAGGAGAAACTACGATTTAGAGATAAGGATTCCATCTAACTCTAGTGTTAAGCTCTATTCTCTTTCAAAATTAAACCCTGATCCAAATAAAGAATTTTTGAAAGTAAACCTATTTTCTAAGAATGGAAATTTAATAGATAGAAACGAATATTTCTTTAAAGAATTTAAACATATCAATTTACCCCAAGCAAAAGTACTTTATAAAATTGAAAAAGAAGGAGAAAATTACAGAATAAAATTCGAATCGAATAATATTGTTTTGTGGCTTGCTCTAGAACTAGATAATACAGAATGGGAGGATAATTATTTTAATCTCTATCCCAAAGAGGAATATTCTATTTACTTTAAAACTATTCATGATTTAGATTACATTGAGAAAAATTTAAAGATTAAGAGCTTTAACGAGATTAAATTAGAGAAAGCTATGTAA
- the pyk gene encoding pyruvate kinase, with translation MFRRTKIVCTIGPASEDEKTLRELISCGMDVARLNFSHGDYEVHGKRIELIRKISEELDKSVAILQDLQGPKIRIGKFEKEKIFLEDGQEFCLTSEECIGNEKIAYINYPYLSEDLKEGERILLDDGLIELRIEKIKKDKVICRVIHGGELWEKKGVNFPDSELRVSALTEKDKRDVLFGIEKGVDFIALSFVKKAGDILELKEFLELYNARIPVIAKIEKREAIQNFREILEVSDGIMVARGDLAVEISNENVPLLQKRIIKEARISGKPVITATQMLSSMVNNPTPTRAEVSDVANAILDGTDAVMLSNETAVGKYPVLSLKMMDKIARKVEEEFPYESFLIPPSDENITQSITYSACEISRQIKAKAIITATHSGFTAQQISKYRPFSPIFAITHFPEVQRRLNLSWGVIPLLTEVFYTTDEMFEKSTRILLQKNYIKSGDTVVITAGIPMGISGMTNLIKVHVISEIIGKGHGLGGETKTARACIPENEKEVFSKAQEGDILIISDFFPELIAILDKIRGLVIESRKLPPDLIPWRSKGLGIIVGTGKIRDKLSHGEIITIDPERGVIYRGVIRTT, from the coding sequence TTGTTCAGAAGAACAAAAATAGTGTGTACCATCGGACCTGCAAGTGAAGATGAAAAAACATTAAGAGAACTCATCTCTTGTGGGATGGATGTAGCAAGATTAAATTTTTCTCATGGAGATTATGAAGTTCATGGCAAAAGAATTGAGCTTATAAGAAAAATATCTGAAGAATTAGATAAAAGTGTTGCCATTCTTCAAGATCTTCAAGGTCCTAAAATAAGAATTGGAAAATTTGAAAAAGAAAAGATTTTTCTTGAAGATGGACAGGAATTCTGTTTAACTTCTGAAGAATGTATAGGAAATGAAAAAATAGCTTATATTAATTATCCTTATCTTTCGGAAGATTTAAAAGAAGGAGAAAGAATCTTATTAGATGATGGCTTAATAGAGCTTAGAATAGAGAAAATAAAAAAAGACAAAGTTATATGTAGAGTAATTCATGGTGGAGAATTATGGGAAAAGAAGGGAGTAAATTTCCCTGATTCTGAATTAAGGGTATCTGCGCTTACAGAAAAGGATAAAAGGGATGTCCTCTTTGGAATAGAAAAAGGTGTAGATTTCATTGCTTTATCCTTTGTAAAAAAAGCTGGAGATATTTTGGAATTAAAAGAGTTCTTAGAATTATATAATGCAAGAATTCCAGTAATTGCCAAAATTGAAAAAAGAGAAGCTATACAAAATTTTAGAGAAATTTTAGAGGTTTCTGACGGTATTATGGTGGCAAGGGGTGACCTTGCGGTTGAGATTTCTAATGAAAATGTTCCTTTATTACAAAAAAGAATTATAAAAGAAGCAAGAATTTCAGGAAAACCAGTAATAACTGCAACCCAAATGCTAAGTTCCATGGTAAATAATCCCACTCCTACAAGAGCAGAAGTTAGTGACGTTGCCAACGCCATATTAGATGGAACAGATGCAGTTATGCTCTCAAATGAAACTGCTGTTGGAAAATATCCTGTTTTAAGTTTGAAAATGATGGATAAAATAGCAAGAAAAGTAGAAGAGGAATTTCCCTATGAAAGCTTTTTAATTCCTCCCTCTGATGAAAACATAACTCAGTCAATCACTTATTCTGCATGTGAAATATCTCGTCAAATAAAAGCAAAAGCTATAATCACTGCAACCCATAGTGGCTTTACTGCACAACAGATATCAAAATACAGGCCTTTTTCTCCTATTTTCGCTATAACTCATTTTCCTGAAGTTCAAAGAAGATTAAACTTATCTTGGGGTGTAATTCCTCTCCTTACTGAAGTCTTTTATACTACCGATGAAATGTTTGAGAAATCTACAAGAATTCTTTTACAAAAAAATTATATAAAAAGTGGCGATACAGTAGTAATTACTGCAGGAATTCCCATGGGAATCTCAGGAATGACAAACTTAATAAAAGTTCATGTAATATCTGAGATCATTGGAAAGGGGCATGGACTAGGTGGTGAAACTAAAACTGCAAGAGCATGTATTCCAGAGAACGAGAAAGAAGTGTTTAGTAAAGCTCAAGAGGGGGACATTCTTATTATTTCAGATTTCTTTCCAGAACTTATTGCTATATTAGATAAAATAAGAGGTTTAGTTATAGAGAGTAGAAAACTTCCCCCAGATCTTATTCCTTGGAGAAGTAAAGGTTTAGGAATTATAGTTGGCACAGGAAAGATAAGAGATAAATTATCTCATGGAGAGATAATTACTATAGATCCTGAAAGAGGGGTGATATATAGAGGTGTTATCCGCACAACGTAA